DNA sequence from the Malus sylvestris chromosome 10, drMalSylv7.2, whole genome shotgun sequence genome:
AATCTTAGTTACCAACTTTTTGTAGATTTGAAACTTTTAGCACCTCGTTTCTCACTTTAAAACTTTCTTAACAAATCGAAACTCATTGTTTGTATCTAAAACTATCATATTTGTAGCATTAGTAATCAAATACAAGACCTGACCCAAACAAGACATAAACGGATACATCTAGTTGTTAGATTTCCAAATTCAAATGGAAAATCAATGTTGTGATGACCAAATGCCTTTACCATTTTCCCCTAGACGTAGCAAAGTAGGCCAAAAAAAAGAGTCAAACAAAACCCTCATGCCCAAATGGGgagcagaggaagaagagatgGGAGACTCAAAAGTCTCAAACTTTATTAACTCCGCCCACGGGCAccaccctccctctctctctctcgtcgcTCCTCCATTACTCTCACACAAAAGACAGaacctagagagagaaagagagggaggggTTTTTTGGCTGTGAAGTTTTCACCTTTTTGCTGTGTTTTTGGCGCTCTCAACCTCGACAGCCCTCCTTCCTCGAACCTCCCCACCTGGGTCTCCACGACCACAACCCACCATTCCAAGATTCCCCCCACGTCCCCTGTTCGATTTCCACAAACCCATCTAAAAGCTAAGCCCACCCACCTCTCTCCCCCTCTGTGCTATTAAGTCCAATCCACTGTTGCAGTcttcccctttctctctctagctgcTTCTTCTGCAACTCTCATGGCTTCCCGGAAACACTTGGCCGCTGTAAAGGTACTGCTGCAGCACCCAACTGTCAAAATTTCTGTTGAAACCCTAACCCCAACTGTGAAAGTCTCTCCCTGCTCGAATTCTGAgtgggttttgggtttaaatttttgaaaaatgtttctgggtttttttttggcaGGGCGCGAAAGTGCTCATGGTTGGGGCAGGTGGTATCGGCTGCGAGCTTCTCAAGACTCTCGCTCTCTCTGGCTTCCAAGACATTCATATTGTgcgcttctctctctctccccctcttctGCTGTTGAATCTTAAGGGATGAGTTTctgttatttttttaattctttgttagtttgctagggttttcatTATGTGTTATACCCATATCATGTTCTTTTATTGAAGTTTAGGTGTtgtttttttagggttttaattagGGAAAATAGTTCTGTTAGTACCAAATTTACTTCAATTTTCTtctgaatttttcttttttaaaaatgaCTTCTCTGTACAGTTAATCATGTGTCAATTAGAATGAAAAGTGATGAAATGTTGAATTAGTATTTGTTCTTCTTTCATTATCATCGTCATTGTTGATTATTCTAATGTTTTGTTAAGAATTATGACATTCTTAGAAGAATCTAGGATCTGGCTAATCAAAGAATTGGAAGAGAATGATCCAAATGTTTTACAGGAATCAAAGTGGTGGCAACTTCTTACCTAAGGCTTTAGACCTTGGAGTGTGTCTGGGGATTTTTGCTCATTTTAGTAACAAGTGAAATATTTTTAACCGAACCTCTAACTTGAACTTATAATAACACACAGTAGCTGACTAGTGCCAGTCAGGGCGATTCCTGAAGTGGTTCTACTCATAAGTATTCATTTTTCTTCAGTGTTTGTTAATTTTTCAGTTTGTACCTTCATTGCTGTCCTGTCCATTGATTGCTTCATACGCTTGTGGTGGAAATCCTATAATTTGTGTAAAGGGTTAATAagcgaaaagaaagaaaaactatatatttaaacaAATTGATGGGGTATATGATATCCAATCTTGAAAAAGATGAATTATAAGCCACATTTTTATGGTATAGTGGGTTTGGATGTGGAGGTTTGAGTTATATTTACCACTACTTGGATAGATCCCtatattaatttttcaattcatGACCTGAGGATTGATATTAAATTATAATCCAAATTCTTTTTCCAGATTCTGTGTATATGCAAGAATGAGCAAGTTTACTTTGTTTCTTTCGGTTATTATTCACTTGTGCAGTTGGTTATCTCAAATTGCAGATTGACATGGACACTATAGAAGTGAGTAACCTCAACAGACAATTCCTCTTCCGACAATCACATGTTGGGCAATCCAAAGCCAAAGTAAGTATGTTTAATCTATCTTATGCTTTCTATTTGAAAAGGTGTGCAGTGTATGATATTTTCATGGATATTTTTAACAGGTTGCTCGGGAAGCTGTCTTAAAATTTAGACCTGAGATAAGCATAACTTCATACCATGCCAATGTAAGGGATTCTGACTTCAATGTGGACTTCTTTAAGAACTTTAATGTGGTCTTGAATGGACTTGACAACTTAGATGCTAGACGACATGTGAATCGCCTGTGTTTGGCAGCTGATGTTCCCTTGATTGAAAGTGGGACAACTGGGTTCCTTGGACAGGTGAGTTATTGCTTTAGAGTTGGTTGGCaagaaactaatttttttcattgGAACTAGGTGTGTCAATTGATTGCATCTAATAAATTATTGTCTGTCCATTATGTTTCTGGTTCCTTGTatggtgtgtgtatgtgtatattttttatcttagaTCACTTGAGCTTTGTAGAATTGTAACTGGTTTCATTATTAGCGATGCCAATCTTCATATGTCAAAGATGTCTAGGTCGGGAAAGGTAATTTCTTTGCTTCATGCGTAGTTGGCATGTTGGTTTTTGATCTGGACAGTGCTTTATAGCAGTTGCAGAAGGGGTTTCATAACGGAATGTCTTTAGCTGAGTTCATGCAGTGAACTATCTTTTCCCTGTCTTAAGAATTCATGTGCTTCATTGAATAACTACATCAGCTAAGGATCCTATAGTATTCTTTATTATGTGTTTGTCTGTGATCGTTTATCATAAAAATGTTACATTGATCATCATCTATGTCATCATTATCATCTTTACCCTTGTTCCAATCGTACAGGGTTAGCTATATGAATTTTCTGTCTTACATTATGTGATGCTGCATGATGTTAAATAGTTTCAAGTCCTTTTTTGAGTGTGGCTAGATGTAGTTTTGGAGAGATATATTATGTACTATGTAAAACTTATAGTTTTTTTAGAAACACATGGTGGAAAAAACCATCAGTGCATTTGACCGGCATATTCAAACTTCTgcatcatttttattatttcatttgtccttttatttgttttgcaaaATGCTTCAGTGCAGTTGGTTTTGTTTGAAGATTCTTTCCTCCCCTTTTCACTTATTTGTTGACTCTTTAAAATCAGGTGACTGTACATGTGAAGGGAAAAACAGAGTGCTATGAATGTCAGCCAAAACCTGCTCCTAAAACTTATCCTGTCTGTACCATTACCAGTACTCCATCAAAGGTATTGTTGATGGATagttatttttgttgttgttgtctttGAATAACTGTGTGCGGCTTGTATTGGGAAATCAGTTTTCTTGATAGTTGGTTACTTATATCCTGTGAATTAAACATCTCTAATTCTACCATGGAGACTTGAATAATCTGGAAGAGAAAACAACACGAGTAATAAAAGACAAAGGAATccatttgggggggggggggggggggaccaAGAAACTGTGGAAACCATTTATAGTTAATAGATTTAAGCTGGGCTTAGTTTTTTCCTCAGAAATTACTACTACCGCTGCTGCTGCAATTCGATTGTTGTGAAATTGGTGGTAAGCACTATGGATTGTGAATGATGTTTTGGGCCATAAAAATGATATTGAAAGATATACAATAGAAAACTAAATTATATAGTTTGCCAGTTTGCATGGAACAAAGTTTTAGTTGGATTGGACGATGATCATTTTCCTCCAACAAATTAAAATGGTATATTCATCATTGTTCAAGATAACCCCTTGCTCCATGGGTCTAGACTTTGATTGTATAATCTGTATTTTGCAGTTTGTTCACTGTATCGTATGGGCAAAGGAACTTCTCTTTGCAAAGTTGTTTGGGGATAAGAATCAGGCAAATGATTTGAATGTACGTTCTAGTGATGGTGCTAGCTCATCAGAACAGGCTGAAGATGTATTTGAACATAGAAATGATGAAGACATTGAGCAGTATGGAAGGAGAATATATGATCATGTATTTGGTTATAACATTGAGCAAGCTTTGTCTAATGAGGAGACATGGAAGAACCGCAATAGACCAAGGCCTATATATAGTAGGGATGTCATGCCTAATGGGCTCGGTCAACAGAATGGAAGTATGGAAAAGAATGGTGCATCCAATGATGTATATTCAGTATCTGCCATGGCATCTCTAGGAATGAAGAATCCACAGGATATATGGAGCCTTATGGAAAATTCCAGAGTCTTTCTTGAGGCTTTGAAACTATTTTTCTTGAAAAGGCAGAAGGTTAGTTTAAACTCTTGTAGTAAGGAAAGTCATTGCACAACCATTTATTTTCCATATGTCAAGCTGGActcataacttttattttgttctcagaactcttttaacttttttttgcGTTTTTGTTTCTCGTTATCTTTGCGGGGCGTGGGGGCACTGGTGGCAGGAGATTGGAAATATGACTTTTGATAAAGATGATCAGCTAGCTGTAGAATTTGTTACTTCTGCTGCAAATATACGGGCTGCTTCTTTTGGAATCCCATTGCATAGCCTTTTTGAAGCTAAAGGCATTGCTGGTAATATTGTTCATGCTGTTGCAACAACGAATGCTATTATTGCTGGGTTGATTGTCATTGAGGCAATAAAGGTGCTGCAAAATGATACAAAGAATTATAGGTGCGTGCGATTGcccttgtaataaaaaaaaagtgctctttttttttctccttctttctctttcgatACCgttttaaaaaaatgtgttctaTTTCAAGATAATTTGCTATTCTGAATTTTTGTATTTCAAATTGGTGACGAGaaaatatttcttttcttggttTTCACTATTATCTTTTACTGAATTCTGGTATCTGCACACAAATACACTTGTGCATTGACACACATACCCACACAGAAAGGCACTTATAATTGGTTGATGTACATCGATGAGTCTAGAGCCATGATCATATATTGGTTTAGGGAAGAAAAGAATTCTTTGACTGCTTCTGATGTGAATAATTCAGGAACATGAGATGGTAGTACATTTCTGGCATTGCTTTATTTGCACTGGTTGGCTTGCATATAGGTGTAATCGGAAGGGTGGGTCCTACTTTTAAGTCATTTTCAATTTC
Encoded proteins:
- the LOC126586670 gene encoding SUMO-activating enzyme subunit 2-like, with translation MASRKHLAAVKGAKVLMVGAGGIGCELLKTLALSGFQDIHIIDMDTIEVSNLNRQFLFRQSHVGQSKAKVAREAVLKFRPEISITSYHANVRDSDFNVDFFKNFNVVLNGLDNLDARRHVNRLCLAADVPLIESGTTGFLGQVTVHVKGKTECYECQPKPAPKTYPVCTITSTPSKFVHCIVWAKELLFAKLFGDKNQANDLNVRSSDGASSSEQAEDVFEHRNDEDIEQYGRRIYDHVFGYNIEQALSNEETWKNRNRPRPIYSRDVMPNGLGQQNGSMEKNGASNDVYSVSAMASLGMKNPQDIWSLMENSRVFLEALKLFFLKRQKEIGNMTFDKDDQLAVEFVTSAANIRAASFGIPLHSLFEAKGIAGNIVHAVATTNAIIAGLIVIEAIKVLQNDTKNYRMTYCLEHPARKMLLMPVDPFEPNKSCYVCSETPLSLEINTHCTKLRDVVEKIVRAKLGMSLPLIMHGSALLYEVGDDLDEDMVANYAANLDKVLSELPTPVTSGTMLTIEDLQQELSCKINIKHREEFDEEKEPDGMVLSGWTQSPALAQDDKKSTANAGSTSNASSSMEAERTDDVETTPGRKRKLSEVSEAVNPDIPGVAGSSTRNPEKLELVDDDDELVIFDNWDSVTSKKIKLQ